Proteins encoded together in one Anticarsia gemmatalis isolate Benzon Research Colony breed Stoneville strain chromosome 1, ilAntGemm2 primary, whole genome shotgun sequence window:
- the LOC142976185 gene encoding ornithine aminotransferase, mitochondrial-like has protein sequence MSGSNTNMTSKEYFALEDKYGCRNYAPVPVVLCRGEGVFVWDKEGKRYYDFLSGYSSVNQGHCHPRIVAALKKQADKLTLVSRAFYTDQLGVYEKMMTELFGFDRLLPMNTGVEGGESAIKFARKWGYEVKKIPEGKAKIIFAEGNFWGRTLAAVSSSADPTCYEGFGPFMPGFKLVPFNDIAALEKELKDPNTAGYMMEPIQGEAGTVIPDDGYLRKVRELCTKYNVLWIADEVQTGLGRTGKMLAVDHEGVKPDILILGKALSGGMMPVSCIMANNNVMDVIKPGTHGSTYGGNPLACAVAIEAIKVLLEEKMTENAAKLGEVLVKELKRIPKNKVTAVRCRGLMAAIDVHDSISAYEVCLRLRDAGMLTKQTHGQTIRLAPPLVITEEQIKECVDTLCRVFDSFGKDSTPLPRSG, from the exons ATGTCTGGAAGCAACACAAATATGACGTCGAAGGAATACTTCGCTCTGGAAGACAAGTATGGCTGCCGCAACTACGCTCCCGTGCCGGTGGTGCTGTGCCGTGGGGAAG gTGTGTTCGTATGGGACAAAGAAGGAAAGAGGTACTACGACTTCCTGAGTGGCTACTCCTCGGTGAACCAAGGTCATTGCCACCCAAGGATTGTTGCCGCTCTCAAGAAACAGGCTGACAAACTGACCCTCGTCTCCAG AGCCTTCTACACTGATCAGCTCGGAGTTTACGAGAAGATGATGACTGAGCTGTTTGGCTTTGACCGCCTGCTGCCGATGAACACCGGCGTAGAAGGTGGAGAGAGCGCTATCAAGTTCGCGCGCAAGTGGGGTTATGAGGTCAAGAAGATCCCTGAAGGAAAAGCCAAG atAATCTTTGCGGAGGGTAACTTCTGGGGACGTACCTTGGCTGCGGTATCGTCATCAGCAGACCCGACATGTTACGAGGGTTTCGGCCCCTTCATGCCTGGTTTCAAGCTTGTACCTTTCAACGACATCGCTGCTCTTGAG AAAGAACTGAAAGATCCCAACACAGCTGGTTACATGATGGAGCCGATTCAGGGTGAAGCTGGTACAGTCATCCCTGATGACGGATACTTGAGGAAAGTCAGGGAACTCTGCACCAAATACAATGTATTGTGGATCGCTGATGAAGTACAAACTGGTCTTG GTCGTACCGGTAAAATGTTGGCGGTAGACCACGAGGGCGTGAAGCCCGACATTCTCATCCTGGGTAAGGCGCTCAGTGGTGGAATGATGCCTGTCTCGTGTATTATGGCCAACAATAACGTTATGGAT GTTATCAAACCCGGTACGCACGGATCCACTTATGGAGGAAATCCTTTGGCTTGTGCCGTCGCAATCGAAGCTATTAAG GTATTATTGGAAGAGAAAATGACTGAAAATGCAGCGAAACTTGGTGAAGTGCTCGTTAAGGAACTGAAGAGAATTCCCAAGAACAAAGTCACTGCCGTCCGATGCAGAGGACTGATGGCTGCCATCGATGTTCACGACA GTATCTCGGCATATGAAGTATGTTTGAGGCTGCGCGACGCCGGCATGCTGACCAAGCAGACTCACGGACAAACCATCCGCCTCGCTCCTCCGCTAGTTATCACCGAGGAACAAATCAAGGAATGTGTCGACACTCTCTGCAGAGTATTCGATAGCTTCGGCAAAGATTCTACTCCGCTACCTCGCTCCGGATAA